From the genome of Solanum lycopersicum chromosome 7, SLM_r2.1:
AGGATAACATGCTGCTGTGTTATGAACTCTACAGCGAATCATATCTTTAATATTCATTCGTTCAGGTTGCATTTGATAAAGTTGGCTCTATGACAACGACTACTATATCAAAACAGAGGAAAAAGCAGGAACCAGCTGTAATGGCAGAGCTTGACCAGAGATCAAGACGGTTAAATTCTGTATTTCCAGATGAAAAACTGTAGTTTTTTACGAGGAAACCTAGTAATTGTAGCATATGTATAATGCATCCGTGGCAGGGCGTGCTGCCCTTGCTAGGAGATCAACGATTTGCTCAAAAAACAATGAGCAAAAACCGCGGCTTGGAGAGGAGTATGCTTGTTTATTAAGTTGTAGGTGTTACAGAAGTGTAAATTTAATCTGAAAATATTGGTGTAATTTAGTTATCTTTTATTCTTTATCCTTCCTCCTGTTATCAAAATCCTgcaaattttcattttgttgAGCCAAATTTATagtaaaaggaaagaacatGCAGGTATGGAAAACCCAGTCTTATTAAGTGGCTATAGCTTGTTTGGCCCGGTGGTTAAGATGTTAAGTCAcgtttttattaaataaaaagttctTTCATGAAAAAGCAAAGTCATTTTTTAGAGGCTAAAAGAAAGTCGTTTTTCctttgaaatataataaaatctcAGCTTTTCTTTTTCTACGACAATGGATGCTACTACTGCAATTTATGGAACGCTCTTAATACTCCCCGTTTGCTTTTCCTTGTTTGATTTGAATTTCacacaaaatagaaattaaatcTTGAGAAATGACTTATTAAACTTTTCTCTTAATATTCCCTCGGTCCATCGAGAAATGATATAGAACTAAATGATTAATTATGAGAGTTAAATAGAGAAAACATAACcgtcattaaataaaaaatgagaaaattttgCGGCTaagcaaatttatactatttaactattcatcatagctatagtttgctataattatcactcgcGACTAAagttatacattaattacgttgGCTGActtcgaatttgtataattagttgtatatgtataattagtcaggatatacaaatacgtatgtataatatacaattatttaacttatatacatatacaattcacctctctcccactctctgccctctctcgctcgcctctatCCTCCCTGTCTCAATCTCGCtagcctctctcctccctcttccaatctcgcttgccatatatacaaatgcatatgtataatatacaactatataaattatatacatatagaattcacctctctcccactctctaccCTCtttcactcgcctctctcctccctttctcgatctcgctcacctctctcagTCTCTCTCCTCCCACTCTCtatctcgctcacctctctcagtctctctcttccctctccaaatctctcttgccatatatacaaatacatatgtataatatacaattatctaaccaatataaatatacaattcactTATCTCGACTCTTTTTttcctctctcctccatataataTGTAgttacaaattataattatcaaataatagttataaagagtaattaattatttttaactggctatatatagaaattttctataaaaataagttttaaaataatagacTAATAAAAGTGAATGTAGCCCGTAAAACTAAGCCCGGCCCAAAAAAAGGCAAAGGGTGACGTCTCTCGATTTTGCCACTGTTTTTCTTGTCAATCCTTTAGCTCTGCAACTGAAAACTTGTTCATTTCTCTAGCTTCCATTTTTCTGCACTCCTCAATCTTTGGAGCTAACGAATTTCTTCAAGATTCAGCAGAATTCAAATACCCAATTCACCCAAAAACTCCATCACACGAACCAAACAAACTTTTCTTTGCACACTTCAGTTAAATTCCTATGTCTGACCTGGATGACATTTTCTTAGATGCCGACGATTTCAAGTCATGTTTACCCTTAAAGAAAGTCCCATACGGCGACGTTTTTGAAGCTTCAAGGGCCGGAGATGTCGACCGTCTCAAATACCTATTGGAGTCTGGTGTTAACGTAAATGCTAGGGACCAATGGGATTCAGTCGCCCTTTATTATGCTTGTCTTGCCGGTCATCTTGATGCTGCCCGAATGTTACTGGAGAGTGGTGCTATATGTTCTGAACATACTTTTGATGGTGACCGTTGCCATTATGCTGCGCTTAATCTTAAGGTGAGGAAACTGTTGAAGGCCTTTGAAGCTCGGCCTCCTCCGCTTGGACCTTTGCAAGGTGCTTTAAGAGATACTTTCTTGGCTTGTTGGGCTAATAAGAAATTTTTCGAACAATCTGAAGGTCAAGTGCCCATATCAGGTATGTGAATATGCATATTGAGCTTGGAAAAAATTGTCTTTGATTATAACTGATATGCCTCAATACTGAATATTTGGGATGATGTATTTTCGTTTTTTTCCGTATACAAGAAGTCGAAGATGCATAGAGATACTATAGGTACTGGAGGAAGGGAGAATGGTCTGACTTTGAGATTGGAGTGTGGATTATTGAGATTCTATGTGAACTAACCATGGCATCTAGGTGAAGAACTTTAGCACTTTGTGTAGGACTTATGACTCATTTAGTTGGGATACAAGCTATCCCGGGGTTAATTATCCCATCTTCAATGTGGGATAAAACTAACACTACAATCTCAGGATAACTAATCCTGAGATTAGTTATTCCACAATTTTATGCCAACCAAACATTCCATAAACTCGTCCTTAACATTAATCCTGGAATAGTTATCCCCTATCCCTCGTGCCAAACGAGCCCTTAATTTCTAAACAATCCTATTTTCCAACTTTAAGCCCTTCTTATATGGAAATAACCTGATTGGTCCTAGGAGCAAGATTCTTTTGTTAGACTTATTAAGAAATTGAATCTTTCTTCTTAAGGAGTGCGTGGTAGTATTAAAAGCATTGGAGTTCTCAATGTGAATATAAAATATCCTGGCATTTAAAATTCTCTATTGAGTTGTCTTAGCACCAGCTGCttatttcttttagaaaaatatccAGTTCAATACATGATAGAAGCAGACTTTGGCTCATAAGTTCATCAATGAGTTGGGATTATAGAAAAAGGGGAAAAAGTTACAGCTGAAAGAGAGAGGTGATGATTAAAAAGCGGGACATCAAAATAATCATCTAAAAATAGCACCAAAGCAAAGATGTTCAGAAGGTATACAGACTTTTTGAACCCTATAATCTAAAGGCAGTTCATTCTGCGAACCCATCAAATTAGCATGACATGCCGATAGTGTTCACTCTACATAGCTCCTTGACCTTCATAGCTTCTGTTATGCTTGTCAGTTGCCAAATAATGCGATACTACAAGAAACCATATGGTTGGTATTGCTTATTTAATTCTCATTTGATACCGTATCCCAATCAAGCTGCAATTTACCTTGTAATGTGAGCGTAGTCAACTAGTCTTGAGCAGTCAAATGATGGAGAATGAACTGTCCCAATTTTTTCCTTCACCCACTTATAAGAAATTCTCAGTGTAGAAAGCTACTTATTACTCCCTATGTCTAATTTATGCTTCATAATTTCTCTTTTAGTATTTTTCCCGAAAAGCATGCCATACTTTATTATTTAGAAATAGTTTAACTTAAACTTTCAGTTTTACCTGGAATGAGAGAATTTAAATTCACACAAATGTATGGCCTGTTTTATACCACAAGTTTCAAAATTCTTTCTTAAGCCCCGTGCCCAGTCAAACACCATCACATAAAATTGGAATGGAGGTTGGTGGGAGTACTTAAAGTCTTCTTACAATGCTGAGAAACCACAATTTACAGGAATTTGGTATCGAATTCGGGATCCTTTCTGCTCAGGAATCTTAGTACATGAAGTACCTAGACTTCCAAAAGTAACTAGAATACAAAAATGAATACAGAGTCTTTTTGTATGACTCCTTGACCAGCTTTTGCGCCATGAATAGTGTAACAAACTTAAATCTCCTCATTTGTTGATGGGATCTGTGCTTTAGTTTTCCACTTTATTACTGTTCCATTCCGGTGTTGAATCTTTAAACACAGAACCTGATCGATCAGTCAGCCTTTTGTGAATGACTTCCGCTCTCACTATAGGCCTTTGAAGCCTTTTGTGTTGTATGAATATATTGCTGGATAGACTGTACTTGATAAAGCTTCCAGTGATAGTGAAGTCATGACTTTTTTTTGAATCTGATTCCATCATTATTGCTTACTGTTTTTTTACATGAGTCAGTAGTTTTTTTCTTGGATTCACTGGATATTCTGTTTCTCAGATTCCTTTAGATTTGGAAACTGTGGCTGTACTAGTACTTTGGTTCTTTAGCTGTATGCATATATCACACTTTCTGATTCTTTGTCCAGATTGTCTTCATGCACTCAAAAATGACATGGTGGTCTGGGATAATTAATAGGTAATTCAGAAAATGGAGGATCCAGCCCCAGCGACTTTCCTCCGGATGTTGTATTCTACGTGCAGGGTAGGCCTATTGAAGCTCACAGAGTAATCTTGACTGCACGGTCGCCTTTCTTCGAACAGAAATTTCAGACTGAGTGGAAGGATAGAAAGGAAGTACGATTCTCTAAGGAAAAGCTCTCTTATCATGCTCTTTATAGCCTCATCCACTTCTTTTATTCCGACAGGCTTGATATAGCAGTAGATGACATGGAAGATCTTGTTAGAATTTGCAAAGTTTGCAAATGCCTGTCACTACAAAAAGTCCTTGAGAAAGAGTTGATTCATCAAAAATATGCCGAATACAAAGCACTAAGGGACGTAGATAACTCCCAAAAGCGGTTCATCTTGCAGGGAATCTCTCTCCCAGAAGAAGACCGTCTTCCAAATGCTTTGCATAAAATTCTTCAAATTGCTCTTGTTAATTCCAACAGCGAACAGAACTTGAATCACGATGTAGATGGTCTTATATGTCTTGTCAGTTCAATGCAGATCAGTGAGTTTGAAGATGATCTTGCAGATGTTTGTGTTAGAGTTGATAAGAAGATCTTTCGTTGCCATCAAGTGATCTTAGCATCAAGGTCTGAATATTTTAAAGCGAGGTTGTCACGCATGAAGGATTTTCTTGAAGGGAGAGATTGTTTACCTGATAATGCACTTCCATGCATTGAGGAACATGATTTGACTGTTGGAGCTTTTAAGAAGATGATAGAGTATATGTAAGTCATCTTTTTCgcatttcttttttgtttttcattgaaaagcttcttttttttacctcccccccccccccttcccatataaaataaactaattaatagaTGGAGTTACTCTGCTGTATTTCAGTATGTGTCTGCATCATCAACAACATTTATGTGATTGTACATTTAATTGATCACCAGTATGACTCAGTTACCCCTCCTTAACAAACTCGCTTGGTGTGACTCAAATGACATGTGACTTGGCTTTCAGCTGTGCTTATTTCAGTTGTTTCATCTTGCAACCTCTTGCTAACAAGATCATATTATGTTAAACAGGTATACTGATGGGTTGAAGGACATTGACCCTGATCAAGTATGTTGTTTGAATTTCTAGTCATAGAATAGTTGCCATAATTAGCTGTCTTTTTCTCTTCTGCATTGATTGCTCAGATAGTTTAATTTATGATGCATGTAATCTCTTTACCAGGCTGAAGAAATGTTTGATGCTGCTTCAAGGTACCTGTTGTTTCCCCTTAAACGTGTCGTAGCAGATGCACTGCTGCCACATTTGGAAATGGTTTCTCCTGCTGAGTTGTGCCATTGGCTGGTATTGTCGGACATGTATGTGATATCTGTCTTCTTTAGTCATATTCCTTCTTTATATACCAATATGCCTAAATTGTATTCACATTCCTTTGCAAGTGTATACCAACATCTAGGAAATTTTTTGATCTCTTTGGTTATGGATTATCACCATCTTCTAATCAGTCTGTTTGGATGTTTAAACTTAAAGCTAAAATTCCTATGTGTAAGTTTGACTTTGTGTGAATAGTCCTGTCATTGAACATCTCTTACTATCTATCTAGAAGAGCAAGAGTTTAAATGTAATATGCATCAAGACCTATGAACAACATTATTGTAACTGCTCCCAAACTTGTAAGAGTTAATTTATGGCAAAAAAGGGCATAAATTAAGGTGTCTATCCATTGTATTTTTGCTTAATAAAGCTAAGTTCTTCGGTTTATACTTTTAGGTATGGTGTTATAAAGATTCGGGAGTATTGTCTAGACGCAATGGCATGTAACTTTGAGACGTTTGCGGATACCCAAGAGTTTAGGGCAATGCTTTTGACCCTCCCACCACCATCTGGTGATTCTGCACTTCGTACAACTGCCCCAAGTGCTCCAGGAGCTGAGATGGGCAGCACAGCTGAAGGAAACGTTTTGGATGATCTGCGAGAGAAATGGCTCGAAGCTGAAGCTGCCGAACTCGATGAGAGAGATGAGAGTGCATTGCTTTTTGACAAGCGCCTTGAGATGCTCATGCAAATTGCAGAACAAGAAAGAACTGATGGGCTTGAATGTAATACAAGTAGTGAACAAGAATTTATATGagttttgttatttcttttattttttgaatcttaTAAATGTACTATTTTGTTCATGTAGCAAAGCTAATCCTtaagaggaaaataaaaatgatcttATATGTGAAGTTCTTGTTACACTTTTGGCAGTTAGAacagttttttcttcttctttttcttcacattATTTTAACTTACTGGCTTGGTCTTTTGATTCTACTAGTATATGGACACGAGCGTTGCACGTTTAATTCATACgatgaatatgaattattaaaaaatcacataattttttgaaaaataatatttgagttacaataaaaatatgaaaagtaaaatgacaaacattttgtgtataaacttattaataaaagGGCAATgcacaatttaatttttaaaaaaatgtttgtagtGTATAACTaccttgaagattttttttgcatttagtcctccct
Proteins encoded in this window:
- the LOC101263622 gene encoding BTB/POZ domain-containing protein At2g04740, with the protein product MSDLDDIFLDADDFKSCLPLKKVPYGDVFEASRAGDVDRLKYLLESGVNVNARDQWDSVALYYACLAGHLDAARMLLESGAICSEHTFDGDRCHYAALNLKVRKLLKAFEARPPPLGPLQGALRDTFLACWANKKFFEQSEGQVPISGNSENGGSSPSDFPPDVVFYVQGRPIEAHRVILTARSPFFEQKFQTEWKDRKEVRFSKEKLSYHALYSLIHFFYSDRLDIAVDDMEDLVRICKVCKCLSLQKVLEKELIHQKYAEYKALRDVDNSQKRFILQGISLPEEDRLPNALHKILQIALVNSNSEQNLNHDVDGLICLVSSMQISEFEDDLADVCVRVDKKIFRCHQVILASRSEYFKARLSRMKDFLEGRDCLPDNALPCIEEHDLTVGAFKKMIEYMYTDGLKDIDPDQAEEMFDAASRYLLFPLKRVVADALLPHLEMVSPAELCHWLVLSDMYGVIKIREYCLDAMACNFETFADTQEFRAMLLTLPPPSGDSALRTTAPSAPGAEMGSTAEGNVLDDLREKWLEAEAAELDERDESALLFDKRLEMLMQIAEQERTDGLECNTSSEQEFI